A genomic region of Prevotella scopos JCM 17725 contains the following coding sequences:
- a CDS encoding VWA domain-containing protein, which translates to MFRFDNPIYLWLLLLIPLSVIIYLHSVRLHKRRMIRFGDPTLVHQLSPMISRKREWVKFVLMEMGLLLLILIVARPQVGSKIASNKEREGIETIIALDISNSMLAEDVAPSRLEKSKLLVENLMDKFSEDKIGLIVFAGDAFVQLPITSDYVSAKMFLDNINPSLIGTQGTDIGKALQLSMNSFTPNSKVGKAIILITDGEDNEGGAEDMAKQAYSKGIKVFILGIGSKEGAPIPMPDGSELKTLNGELVKTRLNEEMCKQIATAGHGVYVHVNNNSTADAVLTRELSKLQKGKINNVVYSDFDEQFQALALLAVILLIADVLLLERKRRW; encoded by the coding sequence TATATTTGTGGTTGTTATTACTGATACCCTTATCAGTAATTATATACCTACATTCTGTTCGCTTGCACAAGCGACGAATGATAAGGTTTGGGGATCCAACACTTGTACATCAGCTTTCTCCTATGATTAGTCGTAAGAGGGAGTGGGTTAAATTCGTATTAATGGAAATGGGGTTGTTGCTTCTTATCCTTATAGTTGCTCGTCCTCAGGTTGGTAGTAAAATTGCTTCGAACAAAGAAAGAGAAGGCATAGAGACTATTATAGCACTTGATATAAGTAATTCAATGTTGGCTGAAGATGTTGCTCCTTCACGTCTGGAGAAGAGTAAGCTGTTGGTTGAGAATTTGATGGATAAATTCAGTGAGGACAAGATAGGCTTAATAGTATTTGCGGGTGATGCCTTTGTTCAACTCCCTATAACAAGTGACTATGTTTCAGCTAAAATGTTTTTGGATAATATCAATCCTTCTTTAATTGGGACGCAAGGAACAGATATAGGCAAAGCACTTCAGCTTTCTATGAATAGTTTCACTCCAAACTCTAAGGTTGGCAAGGCTATCATCTTGATTACTGATGGTGAAGATAATGAAGGTGGTGCCGAAGATATGGCAAAACAGGCTTATAGTAAAGGAATAAAAGTCTTTATATTAGGTATAGGTTCAAAAGAAGGAGCTCCGATTCCTATGCCTGATGGCAGTGAATTAAAGACCTTAAATGGCGAACTTGTGAAGACTCGTCTTAATGAAGAGATGTGCAAGCAGATTGCTACAGCAGGTCATGGAGTATATGTTCATGTCAATAATAATAGTACAGCAGATGCAGTCTTGACCAGAGAACTTAGCAAACTACAGAAAGGTAAAATAAACAATGTTGTTTATAGTGACTTCGATGAGCAGTTCCAAGCATTAGCATTACTTGCTGTCATTCTATTGATTGCAGATGTCTT